The Acidisoma sp. PAMC 29798 genome has a window encoding:
- the cysN gene encoding sulfate adenylyltransferase subunit CysN — protein MDAQNDLLSTDIEAYLKQHEEKSLLRFITCGSVDDGKSTLIGRLLYDSRMIFEDQLAALEADSKKMGTQGQNIDFALLVDGLAAEREQGITIDVAYRFFATEKRKFIVADTPGHEQYTRNMVTGASTADLAIILIDARRGVLTQTRRHSYLASLVGIRNIVLAINKMDLVNYSQEVFNRILGDYMNFAGSLSLETIVAIPMSALAGDNITEKSGNTPWYMGPPLLSYLETVITRSADGTASFRMPVQWVNRPNQDFRGFSGLVAAGAVKPGDVVRVMPSGRESRVARVFLDGDMPLAVAGQSVTITLADEIDCSRGDVLTGVDDPIEVSDQFEVTVVWMNETAMLPARSYLLKLGTKTVVASVTALKHKVNVNTLEQVASKQLAMNEIGLCNLSLSQPIAFDPYEKNRETGGFILIDRFTNETVAAGFIHFALRRAQNIHWQAIGIDRAARAAQKDQKAFVVWFTGLSGAGKSTIATIVERRLHELGKHSAMLDGDNVRHRLNRDLGFTDGDRVENIRRVGEVARLMTDSGLIVLVSFISPFRSERQMARELLPEGEFLEVFIDTPLAVAEERDPKGLYKKARRGEIKNFTGISSPYEAPEDPEIRLDTTSLTPEQAASRIIDALSGRGLLQATSL, from the coding sequence ATGGACGCCCAGAACGACCTCCTCTCCACCGATATCGAAGCCTATCTCAAGCAGCATGAAGAGAAGAGCCTGCTGCGCTTTATCACCTGCGGGTCCGTCGATGACGGTAAATCGACGCTGATCGGCCGGCTTCTGTACGATAGCCGGATGATCTTTGAAGATCAGCTCGCGGCCCTCGAAGCCGATTCCAAGAAGATGGGCACGCAGGGCCAGAATATCGACTTCGCCCTGTTGGTCGACGGCCTCGCCGCCGAGCGCGAACAGGGCATCACCATCGACGTGGCCTATCGCTTTTTTGCCACGGAAAAGCGCAAATTTATCGTAGCCGATACTCCCGGCCATGAGCAGTATACCCGGAACATGGTGACCGGAGCGTCCACCGCCGATCTCGCCATTATCCTGATCGACGCGCGCCGTGGCGTGCTGACGCAGACGCGGCGTCATTCCTACCTCGCCTCGCTCGTCGGCATCCGCAACATCGTCCTCGCCATCAACAAGATGGATCTGGTGAACTACAGCCAGGAGGTCTTCAACCGCATCCTCGGCGACTACATGAATTTCGCAGGCAGTCTCTCGCTCGAGACGATCGTTGCGATTCCTATGTCAGCCCTCGCCGGCGACAATATCACCGAAAAGAGCGGCAATACGCCCTGGTATATGGGGCCGCCGCTGCTCAGCTATCTGGAGACGGTGATAACCCGAAGCGCCGATGGCACGGCCTCGTTCCGCATGCCCGTGCAGTGGGTCAACCGCCCGAACCAGGATTTTCGTGGCTTTTCGGGGCTGGTGGCAGCAGGCGCCGTGAAGCCGGGGGACGTCGTGCGGGTCATGCCCTCGGGCCGCGAAAGCCGCGTCGCCCGCGTCTTCCTGGATGGGGACATGCCCTTGGCCGTCGCCGGCCAGTCGGTCACCATCACGCTCGCGGATGAGATCGATTGCAGCCGCGGCGATGTTCTGACCGGCGTCGATGACCCGATCGAGGTCTCCGATCAGTTCGAGGTCACGGTGGTCTGGATGAACGAAACAGCCATGCTGCCGGCGCGCAGTTATCTGCTCAAGCTCGGCACCAAAACAGTGGTCGCCTCGGTCACCGCGCTCAAGCACAAGGTCAATGTGAATACGCTGGAGCAGGTGGCCTCCAAGCAGCTGGCCATGAACGAGATCGGCCTTTGCAACCTCAGCCTGAGCCAGCCCATCGCCTTCGACCCCTATGAGAAGAACCGTGAGACCGGCGGCTTCATTCTGATCGACCGTTTCACGAACGAGACGGTCGCGGCAGGCTTTATCCATTTCGCATTGCGACGCGCCCAGAATATTCATTGGCAGGCGATCGGAATCGATCGGGCGGCGCGTGCCGCCCAGAAGGACCAGAAGGCCTTCGTTGTCTGGTTCACCGGCCTCTCGGGCGCTGGCAAATCGACCATCGCGACGATCGTGGAGCGCCGTCTACACGAGCTTGGCAAGCATTCCGCTATGCTGGATGGTGACAATGTGCGCCATCGGTTGAACCGGGATCTCGGCTTCACCGATGGCGACCGTGTGGAGAATATTCGCCGCGTCGGGGAGGTGGCACGCCTGATGACTGATTCCGGCCTCATCGTGCTGGTCTCGTTCATCTCCCCCTTTCGGTCGGAGCGGCAGATGGCGCGCGAGTTGCTGCCTGAGGGCGAATTTCTGGAGGTCTTCATCGACACGCCGCTCGCGGTGGCCGAGGAACGGGATCCGAAGGGCCTCTACAAAAAGGCGCGGCGGGGCGAGATCAAGAATTTTACCGGCATCTCCAGCCCCTATGAAGCACCGGAGGATCCTGAGATCCGTCTCGACACCACGTCGCTAACCCCGGAGCAGGCCGCCAGCCGCATCATCGATGCCCTGAGCGGGCGCGGCCTGCTGCAGGCCACCTCCCTATGA
- a CDS encoding ATP-binding protein, protein MSDTTAIAPLRVANEAFLVASMIERCPKTMMLRELVVNGLEAAAHAVTGGKRVVIASRKVDGVRKLCIWNTGHGLSAAELLHITDLASSLRKINSLDQNFGMGAKVASLPSNRHGLRYRSCQDGRVSEVMLGYREGIYGRLRIGPEGREVVDATQTCLGEQGYDLSYDWTEVLLCGNAAAQDTVADPYAGTPRVNAFWVPHYLANRFFRLPPDVSLSLMPEVTGGTGPRDFIGLDDRRDDFGQTETRSTPSGVKIHYYFDPPQGESTRAASGAIAPSSSRSSVVFRGEMYDVREGEQWLADAPVYGIPFGAKYCFAFVELPDDYLVWPEAYRQFLRLRGGHQRQVFLNDFSPLVRAYMPPWLVRIIQSFGPSQANYLGEISEELKALLAELGVPPEQRGLPIPGASLPAPKVVPPAAPTDRDEATPPQMANEKPPAPPKPKTFEAAPEIIGLRSAEMIAERALQGRAAKFYPQSHQVFVNLMYPAVGAMAAQLEQEHGETEDPETARRVAAEVSEWCITKKVTRAVVYSLAKKGAGWRPEDVTRSQSPECLSLVADDWSGLMEMARLRFSEMLATQGAVPITVAA, encoded by the coding sequence ATGTCAGACACGACCGCCATAGCCCCCCTGCGGGTCGCGAATGAGGCGTTTCTCGTCGCCAGCATGATCGAGCGCTGCCCCAAGACCATGATGCTGCGCGAACTGGTCGTGAACGGGCTGGAAGCGGCGGCGCATGCCGTGACCGGCGGCAAGCGCGTCGTCATCGCATCCCGCAAGGTTGATGGCGTGCGCAAGCTCTGCATCTGGAACACCGGTCACGGTCTGAGCGCCGCCGAACTGCTCCATATTACCGATCTCGCCTCCTCCCTGCGCAAGATCAACAGCCTCGACCAGAATTTCGGTATGGGCGCCAAGGTTGCCTCCCTACCGTCCAACAGACACGGGCTGCGCTACCGCTCCTGCCAGGACGGCCGTGTCAGTGAAGTGATGCTCGGCTATCGCGAGGGCATCTATGGCCGCCTCCGCATCGGGCCGGAGGGGCGCGAAGTCGTGGATGCGACCCAGACCTGCCTCGGGGAACAGGGCTACGATCTCAGCTATGATTGGACGGAGGTGCTTCTTTGCGGCAATGCCGCTGCGCAGGACACCGTGGCCGACCCCTATGCAGGCACCCCCCGGGTCAATGCTTTTTGGGTTCCGCACTATCTCGCCAACCGCTTCTTCCGCCTGCCGCCGGATGTGAGCCTGAGCCTGATGCCCGAGGTTACCGGCGGCACCGGGCCGCGCGACTTCATCGGCCTGGACGACCGGCGGGACGATTTCGGCCAAACTGAAACCCGATCCACGCCCAGCGGCGTGAAGATCCACTATTATTTCGATCCGCCGCAGGGGGAGAGCACGCGCGCCGCTTCGGGCGCGATCGCCCCCAGTTCCTCGCGGTCTTCGGTCGTCTTCCGCGGCGAAATGTATGATGTCCGCGAGGGCGAGCAATGGCTGGCCGATGCGCCGGTCTACGGCATTCCCTTCGGCGCCAAATACTGCTTCGCCTTCGTTGAACTGCCGGATGACTATCTCGTCTGGCCGGAAGCCTATCGCCAGTTCCTGCGCCTGCGCGGCGGCCATCAGCGCCAAGTGTTTCTGAACGACTTCAGCCCCCTGGTGCGGGCCTATATGCCGCCTTGGCTGGTCCGAATCATCCAATCCTTCGGCCCGAGCCAGGCGAATTACCTCGGCGAGATCAGCGAAGAGTTGAAGGCCCTGCTGGCAGAGCTGGGCGTGCCGCCCGAACAGCGCGGATTGCCGATCCCCGGCGCGTCTTTGCCCGCACCCAAGGTCGTTCCGCCTGCCGCACCCACCGATCGGGACGAGGCGACGCCGCCTCAGATGGCGAATGAAAAGCCGCCGGCGCCCCCCAAGCCGAAGACGTTCGAGGCGGCGCCGGAGATCATCGGCCTGCGCTCAGCCGAAATGATCGCCGAGCGGGCGCTGCAGGGCCGCGCCGCGAAGTTCTATCCGCAGTCCCACCAAGTCTTCGTCAACCTCATGTATCCGGCCGTAGGCGCCATGGCTGCGCAGCTCGAACAGGAACACGGCGAGACGGAAGACCCCGAGACCGCGCGCCGCGTGGCCGCCGAAGTGTCCGAATGGTGCATCACCAAAAAGGTGACCCGCGCGGTCGTCTATAGCCTCGCCAAGAAAGGCGCCGGCTGGCGCCCGGAGGACGTGACCCGCAGCCAGTCCCCCGAATGTCTCAGCCTGGTTGCCGACGACTGGTCCGGCTTGATGGAGATGGCCCGGTTGCGCTTCTCAGAAATGCTGGCCACACAAGGCGCCGTCCCAATCACGGTCGCTGCCTGA
- a CDS encoding RrF2 family transcriptional regulator produces the protein MLTSRAKYALRATLVLAELKSANGWTSASALAEAADVPRKFLEAILTQLRDHGLLESRRGPAGGHRLAAQPSEVSAADVIRAVDGPLAMTPCASVTAFRACDDCADLATCRMRALMRRARDAVASVLETCTLADLIAEGRVPAVLDLTQLRPRAKPEAKAAV, from the coding sequence GTGCTCACCAGCCGCGCAAAATATGCCCTCCGCGCCACCCTGGTGCTGGCGGAGTTGAAGTCCGCCAACGGCTGGACCAGCGCCTCGGCCCTGGCCGAGGCGGCGGATGTGCCGCGCAAATTCCTCGAGGCGATCCTCACGCAACTGCGCGACCACGGCCTGCTGGAAAGCCGCCGCGGCCCGGCCGGCGGGCATCGGCTGGCGGCGCAGCCGTCCGAGGTGTCGGCGGCGGATGTGATCCGCGCGGTTGACGGACCTCTCGCCATGACGCCCTGCGCGAGTGTCACCGCTTTCCGGGCCTGCGATGATTGCGCCGACCTGGCGACATGCCGCATGCGCGCCTTGATGCGCCGGGCACGCGATGCGGTGGCTTCGGTGCTGGAGACCTGCACGCTGGCCGACCTGATCGCGGAAGGCCGTGTCCCCGCGGTGTTGGACCTCACGCAACTCCGGCCCCGCGCCAAGCCCGAAGCCAAAGCCGCCGTCTGA
- the cysQ gene encoding 3'(2'),5'-bisphosphate nucleotidase CysQ: MREDGPKTLCRASLLAAIRPVAEEAGRAALAFYGDKAEVREKADGSPVTLADEAAEAVILPALRALTPTIPVVSEEEVALGLGPSHVGARFWLVDPLDGTKEFLSGNGEFTVNIALIEDGRPVLGIVVAPALGETYGGTDGQAYVIDAAGERKILCRRPPAEGETVVGSRSHGDATAMDAFLKDRRVAAFRAAGSSLKLCLIARGDADLYPRLGTTMEWDIAAGHAVLAAAGGRVTTVDGSVFVYGKPDFRNPHFVAHGAGSA; this comes from the coding sequence ATGAGAGAGGATGGCCCGAAGACCCTCTGTCGCGCCAGCCTGCTGGCCGCCATCAGGCCTGTGGCCGAGGAAGCTGGACGCGCAGCGCTCGCCTTCTACGGCGATAAGGCTGAGGTGCGGGAAAAGGCTGACGGTAGCCCGGTGACCTTGGCGGATGAGGCTGCGGAAGCCGTCATTCTGCCGGCACTCCGCGCGCTCACGCCCACAATCCCGGTGGTCTCGGAAGAGGAGGTCGCCCTGGGCCTTGGGCCGTCCCACGTCGGTGCCCGTTTCTGGCTCGTCGATCCGCTGGATGGGACGAAGGAGTTCCTCAGCGGCAATGGCGAATTCACTGTCAACATCGCCCTGATCGAGGATGGCCGGCCGGTGCTCGGCATCGTCGTGGCGCCTGCTCTGGGCGAGACCTATGGCGGCACGGATGGCCAGGCCTATGTGATCGATGCGGCCGGCGAACGGAAGATCCTGTGCCGCCGCCCGCCGGCGGAGGGGGAAACGGTGGTCGGCTCCCGCTCTCACGGCGATGCAACCGCGATGGACGCCTTCCTCAAAGATCGCCGGGTCGCCGCGTTCCGGGCGGCCGGAAGCTCGCTAAAACTCTGCCTCATCGCGCGTGGCGATGCCGATCTCTATCCTCGCCTCGGCACCACCATGGAATGGGATATCGCGGCGGGGCATGCGGTGCTTGCGGCTGCTGGCGGCCGCGTCACCACGGTGGACGGCAGCGTCTTCGTCTATGGGAAGCCGGATTTCCGCAATCCCCATTTCGTAGCTCATGGCGCGGGTTCGGCCTGA
- a CDS encoding tetratricopeptide repeat protein yields the protein MSDQMGVTPDPTNPSATLSYTQGLMRSGDFTTAEKLVGWALDFNPEHSGLLRQMSEINLLRAQPDRALAWAQMAVSAATGDAANHHLMSRVLIALGRLEEAEVEAERTVELQPKNAGLMLRMADLAIRAGRLDDAQEWLTRAAAAKPDDASVHNQQSSLHLARGDLAAAIASLDKVVALAPNHGGLKRRLSEVLRRHGDLPGAHYWAAQVIEAHPKDPESYAYLASLHQAEGKIYEAREGLYKAIAVAPNQTASAPYMRRLSQIAQQEGEAAAALDWAQKALGANPGDEGNHHYKAGIHMANGALSAAMETTLAAIALFPGNVALIRRASDIAARGGDLPAAADWAQRAVTTDGDDAMNHAQLAQVLLQQGEFSAAEAALEQAVTLQPRDAGLLRRLSDLKMRLSKPEEAFAFADRAVAVNPRDIGGYSHLATMHMSVGDIDEAEFAITQALDVAPTDSGLLRRMSDLALRRNQPDVAATWAARAIEAKPDDINNYNHQATLDIAHGDLGAAEATLRMAISLAPTHAGLKRRLSEVLMRRGDTEGAEAVAADIAASYPLDPQSHGHVASLHLGRGLMDEAEAALLIAVDVSPTPTVKAAFMRRLSDLAMRRGDIAGAFQWASRAIAANPYEGESHNHIAGLHLQHGNLSAAKEATLKGIALSPRNVAMLRRMSDIALRRGNLAAARDYAEYAVAANPLDANSHNHAATVLLAGGEVAAATDAAGIAAELAPQNVAFTRRLDYLQFVLAGC from the coding sequence ATGAGCGACCAGATGGGCGTGACCCCGGACCCCACCAACCCGAGTGCGACCTTGAGCTATACCCAGGGTCTTATGCGGTCGGGGGATTTCACCACGGCGGAGAAGCTGGTCGGCTGGGCGCTCGACTTCAATCCCGAGCATAGCGGCCTGTTGCGCCAGATGAGCGAGATCAATCTCCTACGTGCGCAGCCTGACCGAGCGCTGGCCTGGGCGCAGATGGCGGTTTCGGCCGCCACCGGCGACGCGGCCAATCACCACTTGATGTCGCGCGTGCTCATAGCCCTGGGCCGGCTCGAAGAGGCCGAGGTGGAGGCCGAGCGTACCGTGGAGTTACAGCCTAAGAATGCCGGCCTGATGCTGCGTATGGCCGATCTGGCGATACGCGCCGGCCGGCTCGATGACGCCCAGGAATGGCTGACGCGCGCAGCCGCCGCGAAGCCCGACGATGCCAGCGTCCATAACCAGCAGTCGAGCCTTCACCTTGCGCGCGGCGACCTTGCCGCCGCCATAGCTTCGCTGGACAAGGTGGTCGCACTTGCGCCTAACCATGGGGGCTTAAAACGGCGATTGAGCGAGGTTCTTCGGCGACATGGCGACCTCCCCGGTGCGCATTATTGGGCAGCCCAAGTAATCGAGGCGCATCCGAAGGATCCGGAAAGCTATGCCTATCTCGCCTCGCTTCACCAGGCGGAGGGCAAGATCTACGAAGCGCGGGAGGGGCTCTACAAAGCCATCGCGGTGGCGCCGAACCAGACAGCCTCGGCCCCTTATATGCGCCGGTTGAGCCAGATCGCGCAGCAGGAGGGCGAAGCGGCAGCGGCCTTAGACTGGGCGCAAAAGGCGTTGGGCGCCAACCCCGGCGACGAGGGCAATCATCATTACAAAGCCGGCATCCATATGGCCAATGGCGCGCTATCGGCGGCCATGGAGACAACCCTTGCCGCCATCGCGCTGTTTCCAGGCAATGTCGCCCTGATCCGTCGCGCCAGTGATATCGCGGCCCGAGGCGGCGACCTGCCGGCGGCGGCCGACTGGGCCCAGCGGGCCGTCACCACGGACGGCGACGATGCGATGAACCACGCTCAACTCGCGCAGGTTTTGCTGCAACAAGGTGAGTTCTCCGCCGCCGAGGCTGCGCTGGAGCAGGCGGTCACCCTCCAGCCCCGCGATGCCGGTTTGCTCCGCCGCTTGAGCGACTTGAAGATGCGTCTCAGCAAGCCGGAGGAGGCCTTCGCTTTCGCAGATCGGGCTGTCGCGGTGAACCCGCGCGACATCGGCGGCTACAGCCATCTCGCCACGATGCATATGAGCGTGGGCGATATTGACGAAGCCGAGTTCGCCATCACCCAGGCGCTCGACGTGGCTCCCACGGATAGCGGCCTTCTGCGGCGGATGAGCGATCTGGCGTTGCGCCGAAATCAGCCTGATGTCGCGGCGACTTGGGCGGCTCGGGCGATCGAGGCCAAGCCCGATGACATCAACAACTATAACCACCAGGCGACGCTCGACATCGCACACGGTGACCTCGGCGCGGCGGAGGCCACCCTGCGCATGGCGATCAGCCTGGCGCCGACCCATGCCGGCCTGAAACGCCGCCTCAGCGAAGTGCTGATGCGGCGGGGTGACACCGAAGGCGCGGAAGCGGTGGCCGCCGATATCGCCGCGTCCTATCCCCTCGATCCGCAGAGCCACGGCCATGTCGCCAGCCTGCATCTCGGGCGCGGGCTCATGGACGAGGCCGAAGCCGCCCTGCTAATCGCCGTCGATGTCTCGCCGACACCGACCGTGAAGGCTGCGTTCATGCGACGGCTGAGCGACCTCGCCATGCGCCGGGGCGACATCGCCGGGGCTTTCCAATGGGCCAGCCGCGCCATTGCGGCAAACCCTTATGAGGGTGAGAGTCACAACCATATCGCAGGGCTGCACCTGCAGCACGGCAATCTCTCGGCCGCCAAGGAAGCGACGCTCAAGGGCATCGCCCTGTCGCCTCGAAACGTGGCGATGCTCCGCCGGATGAGCGATATCGCCTTGCGTCGCGGCAACCTTGCCGCCGCCCGCGACTATGCCGAGTATGCCGTGGCGGCCAATCCCTTGGACGCCAATAGCCATAACCACGCCGCCACCGTGCTTCTTGCCGGGGGCGAAGTGGCGGCAGCGACGGACGCCGCCGGCATCGCTGCGGAACTCGCGCCACAGAATGTCGCATTCACGCGTCGGCTTGATTACCTACAGTTTGTGTTAGCTGGTTGCTAA
- a CDS encoding FAD/NAD(P)-binding protein, with the protein MAFHDIAEPARPHKTIGTTQALSQPAARTAPHRLPIAVIGAGFSGTIATLHLLNRLRPEQPILLCERAPAFGRGVAYATEDNDHLLNVRAANMSALMDEPLHFQDWITRRAAGGQPQQGVHHTPAGVFASRSLYGLYLRSILDAAMRETAGHARLRLFPDEVIDVVSSGEGYEIIGASGQSLKVDKIVLAVGNLPAEESEDPRICTYAWGEKAQRPLTSDLPVLIVGTGLTMVDIAVSLRRRNFTDGIHALSRGGMLPRRHAASMPWPTPAFSAREETSIRALTARLRAEIRQAKAQGSDWRAVIDSLRPITARLWGRLPAPERARFLRHVRRSWDVHRHRMAPPHADMIDGMLTDGSLTVSAGRIRRMESGPDSVRVTYAARGGSGETTIEVQRVIMANGLEHIARTRDPLMKRMLDRGLVRLDPQGLGIDATEDLNAIRADGTVADNIWALGPIVRGVFWECVAVPDIRIQAANVAVGIASHLNGEVPRWSFTI; encoded by the coding sequence ATGGCGTTTCACGACATCGCTGAGCCGGCGCGCCCGCACAAGACGATCGGCACGACGCAGGCACTTTCGCAGCCCGCAGCCCGCACCGCACCGCACCGCCTGCCCATTGCCGTGATCGGCGCCGGCTTTTCCGGCACGATCGCCACCCTGCACCTGCTCAACCGCCTGCGGCCCGAGCAGCCCATCCTGCTCTGCGAGCGCGCCCCTGCCTTCGGGCGCGGCGTAGCCTATGCCACCGAGGATAACGACCACCTGCTCAATGTCCGCGCCGCCAATATGAGCGCCCTGATGGATGAGCCGCTCCATTTCCAGGACTGGATCACGCGCCGCGCCGCCGGCGGCCAGCCGCAGCAGGGCGTGCACCATACGCCGGCCGGCGTTTTCGCCTCCCGCAGCCTCTATGGCCTCTATCTCCGCTCCATCCTCGACGCGGCGATGCGCGAAACCGCCGGCCACGCCCGCCTCCGTCTCTTTCCGGATGAGGTGATCGACGTGGTGTCCAGCGGGGAGGGCTATGAGATCATCGGCGCCAGCGGCCAGTCCCTGAAGGTGGATAAAATCGTTCTCGCCGTCGGCAATCTGCCGGCGGAGGAGAGCGAGGATCCGCGCATCTGCACCTATGCCTGGGGCGAGAAGGCGCAGCGGCCGCTGACCTCCGACCTGCCGGTGCTGATTGTGGGGACAGGCCTGACCATGGTCGATATCGCCGTCAGCCTGCGGCGCCGCAATTTTACCGACGGCATCCATGCCTTGTCCCGGGGCGGGATGCTGCCCAGGCGCCACGCCGCCAGCATGCCCTGGCCCACGCCGGCCTTCTCCGCCCGCGAGGAAACCTCCATCCGTGCCTTGACCGCCCGCCTGCGCGCCGAAATCCGCCAGGCCAAGGCGCAGGGGAGTGACTGGCGCGCTGTGATCGACAGCCTGCGCCCCATCACTGCCCGCCTGTGGGGCCGCCTGCCGGCCCCCGAGCGCGCCCGCTTCCTGCGCCATGTGCGCCGCAGCTGGGATGTGCATCGCCACCGGATGGCGCCGCCACACGCCGATATGATCGACGGCATGCTGACCGACGGCAGCCTCACCGTATCGGCCGGCCGCATTCGCCGCATGGAGTCCGGGCCGGACTCCGTTCGTGTCACCTATGCGGCGCGGGGCGGCAGCGGCGAGACAACGATCGAGGTGCAGCGCGTGATCATGGCGAATGGCCTGGAGCATATCGCACGGACTCGCGACCCCCTCATGAAGCGCATGCTGGACCGCGGCCTGGTTCGGCTCGACCCGCAAGGCCTGGGTATCGACGCCACCGAGGATTTGAATGCCATCCGGGCGGACGGCACGGTCGCTGACAACATATGGGCCTTGGGGCCGATCGTGCGCGGCGTGTTCTGGGAATGCGTGGCTGTGCCGGACATCCGCATCCAGGCCGCCAATGTGGCCGTGGGCATCGCCAGCCATCTGAATGGGGAAGTCCCCCGCTGGAGCTTCACCATCTAG
- the cysD gene encoding sulfate adenylyltransferase subunit CysD encodes MPDLRRLFRASGKRQRDIAKAVGRSEGAVSQWVSGEREIPADLALRIETFTGIPRAYLRPDLWETRMPDAATIEPKLSLTHLQRLEAESIHIMREVAAEAEKPVMLYSIGKDSAVMLHLAMKAFAPGKPPFPLLHVNTTWKFREMITFRDRRVKELGLELLEWINQDGIARGINPFDHGGAYTDIMKTDALKAALDHHGFDVAFGGARRDEEKSRAKERIFSFRAAGHRWDPKSQRPELWNLYNTRKNKGETIRVFPLSNWTELDIWQYIYKESIPIVPLYYAAPRPVVEYNGMTVMVDDERMRVPEGGAPEMRSIRFRTLGCYPLTGAVESQADTLPEIIQEMLLTTTSERQGRAIDRDGAASMEKKKQEGYF; translated from the coding sequence ATGCCAGATCTCAGACGTCTTTTTCGAGCGAGCGGCAAGCGCCAGCGCGATATCGCCAAGGCGGTCGGCCGGAGCGAGGGTGCCGTCAGCCAATGGGTGAGCGGGGAACGTGAAATCCCGGCCGACCTGGCGCTGAGGATCGAGACCTTTACGGGCATTCCGCGTGCTTATCTGAGACCAGACCTGTGGGAGACAAGAATGCCGGATGCCGCGACGATCGAGCCAAAGCTATCTCTTACGCATCTGCAACGGCTCGAAGCCGAAAGCATTCACATCATGCGGGAGGTTGCCGCCGAGGCCGAGAAGCCGGTGATGCTCTATTCCATCGGCAAGGACAGCGCGGTCATGCTGCACCTGGCGATGAAAGCCTTCGCGCCCGGCAAGCCCCCCTTCCCCCTGCTCCATGTCAACACGACCTGGAAGTTTCGCGAAATGATCACATTCCGGGATCGGCGCGTCAAGGAACTCGGATTAGAGCTCCTCGAATGGATCAACCAGGATGGGATCGCGCGCGGCATCAACCCCTTCGATCATGGCGGCGCCTATACCGACATCATGAAGACAGACGCGCTGAAGGCGGCGCTCGATCATCACGGTTTCGATGTGGCGTTCGGCGGTGCACGCCGCGACGAGGAGAAAAGCCGCGCCAAGGAGCGCATCTTCTCCTTCCGCGCGGCCGGGCATCGCTGGGATCCGAAGAGCCAGCGACCGGAGCTCTGGAACCTCTACAACACGCGTAAAAACAAGGGCGAAACGATCCGCGTCTTCCCGCTCTCCAATTGGACCGAGCTGGATATCTGGCAGTATATCTATAAGGAAAGCATCCCGATCGTTCCGCTCTATTACGCCGCGCCGCGTCCGGTCGTGGAGTACAACGGCATGACGGTGATGGTCGATGATGAGCGGATGCGTGTCCCGGAAGGCGGAGCGCCGGAAATGAGGAGCATCCGTTTCCGCACCCTCGGCTGCTATCCGCTCACCGGCGCCGTCGAAAGTCAGGCCGATACGCTGCCCGAAATCATCCAGGAAATGCTGCTCACCACGACCAGTGAGCGTCAGGGTCGCGCCATCGATCGTGACGGTGCCGCAAGCATGGAAAAGAAGAAGCAGGAGGGCTACTTCTGA
- a CDS encoding transposase: MTAAKLAIVRETLSPGSVAQVVADRHGIGTGLIYTWRKQYTLITIS, from the coding sequence CTGACAGCAGCCAAGCTGGCCATCGTTCGCGAGACCTTGTCGCCTGGTTCGGTGGCGCAGGTCGTGGCCGACCGGCATGGCATTGGCACGGGGCTGATCTATACATGGCGCAAGCAGTATACGTTGATCACCATCTCGTAG
- a CDS encoding sulfite exporter TauE/SafE family protein, with protein sequence MFISFAHILSGFFVGLLVGVTGVGGGSLMTPLLILFFGIHSSTAVGSDLLYAATTKAVGTSVHGWRGSVDWRIVGRLMTGSVPLTLITIILCSLLGVAHQKSHFLNDALGIVLVITACFVIFQAQVTRIFAGSLGELGERQRALLTVFVGAILGIMVTLTSVGAGAIGVTALIVLYPKLSPTRIVGSDIAHAVPLTLLAGIGHWWLGDVNFSLVGALLIGSIPGVILGSLWSTRMPDRALRVAMAAVLLVVGVRLVA encoded by the coding sequence ATGTTTATTTCCTTTGCCCATATACTGTCGGGATTTTTTGTCGGTCTGCTGGTCGGCGTCACCGGGGTCGGCGGCGGCTCGTTGATGACACCGCTACTCATTCTGTTCTTCGGCATTCATTCTTCGACCGCCGTCGGCAGCGATCTTCTCTATGCCGCGACGACCAAGGCGGTCGGCACCAGCGTACACGGTTGGCGCGGCAGTGTGGATTGGCGCATCGTGGGCAGGCTGATGACCGGCAGCGTGCCGCTGACGCTGATCACGATAATCCTCTGCTCGCTGCTCGGGGTCGCGCATCAAAAATCACACTTCCTCAATGATGCCCTGGGCATCGTCCTTGTCATCACCGCTTGCTTTGTCATCTTCCAAGCGCAGGTGACGCGCATCTTCGCGGGCTCTCTAGGCGAGCTCGGGGAGCGGCAGCGGGCGCTGCTGACAGTGTTTGTCGGCGCGATCCTCGGCATCATGGTGACACTCACTTCGGTTGGCGCCGGTGCAATCGGCGTTACCGCGCTCATCGTGCTCTATCCGAAGCTATCGCCGACGCGAATTGTGGGCTCCGACATCGCCCATGCCGTGCCGCTGACGCTGCTCGCAGGCATCGGCCATTGGTGGTTAGGAGACGTTAACTTTAGCCTGGTGGGCGCCCTGCTCATTGGCTCGATACCTGGTGTCATTCTGGGCAGCCTATGGTCGACCCGGATGCCGGATCGCGCATTGCGCGTCGCCATGGCCGCCGTCCTGCTGGTGGTGGGCGTCCGTCTCGTCGCCTGA